A section of the Sphaerobacter thermophilus DSM 20745 genome encodes:
- a CDS encoding N(4)-(beta-N-acetylglucosaminyl)-L-asparaginase, with protein sequence MGSGAQVGVIVGSYNSRVGFPAAMEILRAGGSALDAAVAAVKVIEDNLEDHSVGTGGIPNILGQVELDASIMDGTTLAAGAVGAVKNYPHPIEIARKVMEVTPHVMLVGEGAELFARVHGFQTANLLTEEAEQEWRRHILGEDGGPVEGETYEDQFSLYMSVVKDWTKLLHKEIFGTTNVIVRDTQGNIASAVSTSGWGFKWPGRLGDSPIIGAGNYADSRFGAAACTGRGEMAIRAASAHSVVTYLRQGMTLEDALRTAMLDLRALVDPYAERDNVMNIVAMDRHGNVAAASTSLAARYVFQTTEMDDYEERPRIHVPLREE encoded by the coding sequence GTGGGAAGCGGAGCACAGGTCGGCGTCATCGTCGGGAGCTACAACTCCCGGGTCGGGTTCCCCGCGGCGATGGAGATCCTGCGCGCGGGCGGGAGCGCGCTCGACGCCGCCGTTGCGGCGGTCAAAGTGATCGAGGACAACCTCGAGGACCACAGCGTCGGCACGGGCGGGATCCCCAACATCCTCGGGCAGGTCGAGCTCGACGCCAGCATCATGGACGGCACGACCCTCGCGGCGGGCGCGGTCGGCGCCGTCAAGAACTACCCCCACCCGATCGAGATCGCCCGTAAGGTCATGGAGGTCACGCCCCACGTGATGCTGGTCGGCGAGGGTGCCGAGCTCTTCGCCCGCGTCCACGGCTTCCAGACCGCCAACCTCCTGACCGAGGAGGCGGAGCAGGAGTGGCGGCGCCACATCCTCGGTGAGGACGGCGGACCGGTAGAGGGCGAAACCTACGAGGACCAGTTCAGCCTCTACATGAGCGTCGTCAAGGACTGGACGAAGCTCCTCCACAAGGAGATCTTCGGCACCACCAACGTCATCGTCCGCGACACCCAGGGCAACATCGCCAGCGCCGTCTCCACCAGCGGCTGGGGCTTCAAGTGGCCCGGCCGCCTGGGCGACTCTCCCATCATCGGCGCCGGCAACTACGCCGACTCGCGCTTCGGCGCCGCCGCCTGCACCGGCCGCGGCGAGATGGCGATCCGAGCCGCCTCCGCCCACAGCGTCGTCACCTACCTGCGCCAGGGCATGACGCTGGAGGACGCCCTCCGCACGGCGATGCTCGACCTGCGTGCCCTCGTCGACCCCTACGCCGAGCGCGACAACGTCATGAACATCGTCGCCATGGACCGGCACGGCAACGTCGCCGCCGCCTCCACCAGCCTCGCCGCCCGCTATGTCTTCCAAACAACCGAGATGGACGACTACGAAGAACGCCCCCGGATCCACGTCCCCCTACGGGAGGAGTAG
- a CDS encoding VIT1/CCC1 transporter family protein — protein MTAADIERYRRNLQAEIEGVALYRTLSEVEPSPELGTVYARLAETEERHAAYWRDKLREAGATGPEPGIGWRTRLLMWLARRFGPALVLPTVIGNEQSDSHKYDTQPDARGAGLAADERSHARLFRMIGRVTPSGVPGSAIAQFEGRHRAAGGNALRAAVLGANDGLVSNVSLVMGVAGADLAPRSILVTGLAGLLAGSLSMAMGEWLSVQSARELYEHQIAVEREELEAFPDEEIEELTLIFRSRGMDEAAARALAQRMTGDPAVALDTLAREELGINPEELGGSAWEAAISSFLLFAIGAIIPVFPYFFTGGLTAVGISLALTAVALFLIGAGITVITGRNALYSGLRQVAIGSAAALITFAIGRLVGVSMIG, from the coding sequence ATGACAGCCGCGGATATCGAGCGCTACCGACGCAATCTGCAGGCAGAGATCGAAGGGGTGGCTCTCTACCGGACGCTGAGCGAGGTCGAGCCGTCGCCGGAGCTGGGCACGGTCTATGCGCGCCTGGCGGAGACCGAGGAGCGGCACGCTGCGTACTGGCGCGACAAGCTGCGCGAGGCAGGAGCGACCGGTCCTGAGCCGGGGATTGGCTGGCGTACCCGGTTGCTGATGTGGCTCGCGCGGCGGTTCGGTCCGGCACTGGTGCTGCCGACGGTGATCGGCAACGAGCAGAGCGACAGCCACAAGTACGACACACAGCCCGACGCCCGCGGTGCCGGGCTCGCGGCCGATGAGCGCTCGCACGCCCGCCTGTTCCGCATGATCGGGCGGGTGACTCCGTCAGGCGTGCCCGGGAGTGCGATCGCCCAGTTCGAAGGGCGTCACCGAGCGGCCGGGGGCAACGCTCTGCGCGCTGCGGTGCTCGGGGCCAACGATGGCCTGGTATCGAACGTCAGCCTGGTCATGGGCGTGGCGGGCGCCGACCTGGCGCCCCGGAGCATCCTCGTGACCGGCCTTGCCGGGCTGCTGGCTGGTTCCCTCTCCATGGCGATGGGCGAGTGGCTCTCGGTCCAGAGCGCGCGGGAACTCTATGAGCACCAGATCGCGGTCGAGCGGGAAGAGCTGGAAGCCTTCCCCGACGAAGAGATCGAGGAGCTGACCCTTATCTTCCGTTCGCGCGGCATGGACGAAGCGGCCGCTCGGGCGCTGGCTCAACGGATGACCGGCGACCCCGCTGTCGCACTTGACACACTTGCGCGCGAGGAGCTGGGGATCAACCCGGAGGAGCTGGGCGGCTCTGCGTGGGAGGCCGCGATCTCCTCGTTCCTGCTCTTCGCCATCGGCGCAATCATCCCGGTCTTCCCGTATTTCTTCACGGGCGGCCTGACCGCCGTGGGGATCAGCCTCGCCCTGACGGCGGTCGCGCTCTTCCTCATCGGCGCCGGGATCACCGTCATCACGGGCCGCAACGCTCTCTACTCCGGCCTTCGGCAGGTCGCCATCGGCAGCGCCGCCGCGCTCATCACCTTCGCGATCGGCCGCCTCGTCGGCGTCAGCATGATCGGCTGA